The window GGTGTTTTCAAAGGCAAGGTTTTCCGGCATCTCTTTGCGGTGTGCCTGCCCCCCCATAATCCGCAAAAGATTTAGACCGTTTACAACAAAACAGACAGAACAGATCAGCAATGTCCATGAAATCATCTGTCTGAACGAGAACGGATTGTCAAACCAGTAGGGGTGGTTGAGCATCAGCAATGCGACAACCCCTTCAAAGGCGAAGAAACGATAAAAACCGTGGCTGCGGTAATTACGCAGCGAATGTCGAGAAAACCACACCAAACCCAGGCTGATCAAAACAAAAAAAAAGCTCACAACAACTCCAGTGCAAAAATCCAGCACACCACGTTTCTTGCCAAGAAATCTGTTTATCCTGCACAGCTTATCTACCGTCATGGGCATAGAAAATCAAACCAAAAGTTCAACACTGATTATCCCTCATGCCCCCTGATCAGCAGAAGAAATGGTCTTGACACCTGACTGTCCTATATATTACAGGATCATTTAACTTTGCCCAGAAGGGCAGACAAGATAAAAACAGTTGTACAAAATAAACAGTAACGGCCACGAAGGCTTTGCAAAAACCCTAGGTTTTTTTGCAGATTCTTTGTGGCCGTTTTTTATGGGAAAGATTTGTGTAATGCCAATATTTTTCAACATTTGTTGCGGGTTCAGTCCGGCAGTTGATATGTCATATCAGCCCATGGCTGTATGTCATGAATGGGGGAGACGCGGGGAAAGTGCGTAAAATTTTACTTGGTCCGGGGGGACTGATCCTTGCCCTGGTCTGCACAGGGCTGTGCTGCATCCAGGCAGGCACCTGCCAGGTGCCGTTTTTCATGGTGGTCAAAACCATTTTTTCCCACCTGTTCCACTGGCCTGACCCGGCCACCATTCCAGCCCTGAACCACACCATTATCTGGGATATCCGACTGCCCCGGACTCTTCTGGCCATGGCCGTGGGGGTGTGTCTGTCTGTTTCCGGCGCGGTATTCCAGGGGTGTTTTCGAAACCCTCTGGTGGAGCCTTATGTATTGGGTGCGTCTTCGGGTGCAGCATTGGGCGCGGCATTGGGGATTGTGTTTCCGGCATTTTTCCTGTCTGTTCAGATCCTGGCGTTTGTATTTTCAGCCCTGGCCGTGGCCATGGCGTATAGCATGGCCCGAACCGGGCCCGACACTCCGATGATCACCCTGGTCCTTTCCGGCATTATCACGGGCTCGGTGTTTTCCTCCCTGGTGGGCCTCCTGAAATACCTGGCCCAGGATACGGCCCTTCGGGAAATTGTGTTCTGGCTCATGGGCGGATTCTATTATGCCGGGTGGCAGGAGGTCAGGATACTGTTTTCCGTGGCCGCATCAGGCTTTGGCATCGTCTGGGTGTCAGGCTGGAAACTCAATGTCCTGTCCATGGGGGAGCAGGAGGCCAAAAGCCTTGGCATCAACCCCGGACAGACCCAGTTCATACTCATCAGCCTCGCCACCCTGATGACGGCAGCCGCAGTCTCGGCCACGGGGATCATCCCCTGGGTGGGGCTGATGATCCCCCATGCCGCCCGGCTGATCACAGGCCCGGACCATCGCCGGGTGGTACCGGTATCCGCCATTCTGGGCGCCGCCTACCTTATTATATGCGACACCCTGGCCCGGACATTGACCAGTGCCGAAATTCCCATCGGCATCATTACCTCCCTGGCAGGAGCCCCTTATCTGTTTTACCTGGTCAGAACCCGGGGCCGCCAGATGTTTGGACGATAGCATGCTTAAAGTCTGCAATCTTTCATTTTCCTACGGCCGGGTTCCCATACTCCAGGATATCAGCTTTCAAGTGGGAAAAGGGGAGTTGTGCGCTCTGTTTGGCCCCAATGGTACGGGCAAGACCACCCTGTTCAAGTGCTGTCTTAAATTTCTGGCTGCCGGCAGCGGAACGGTTCACATCAACGGCAGGGATATCCGGGCACTGAATCCAAAACAGATGGCCCGGTCCGTGGCGTACGTGCCCCAGGCCCACCATTGTGCCTTTCCCTTTACGGTGCACCAGATGGTGCTCATGGGCCGAACCCCGCACCTGAACCGCTTTTTTATCCCCGGGGCCAAAGACCGCCGACTGGCAGACCATGCCATGCAGGCCCTGGGAATCAGCCATTTGGCACAGACAGCCTATAACCAGCTCTCCGGGGGACAGCAGCAGATGGTGCTCATAGCCAGGGCCATTGCCCAGCAGGCCGGGCTGATTTTTCTGGATGAACCGGCTGCGGCCCTGGATTTTAAAAACCAGATCAATCTATGGCAGACACTCCAGGACATTGCCGCACAGGGAACAGCCATCCTGGCCTGTACCCATGACCCCAACCATGTTTTATGGTTCTGCCACGCCACGGTGATTCTGGACAGCTCCGGCATTCTTGCCCGGGGAAAACCCGGTCAGGTCATGACCCAGGAGATGATGGACCGCATCTATGGCAACAGCTGCAAGGTCAAAGAGTTAAACGGGCTTAAAATTATGGTTCCCGGAAAGGTGGCAGCACAACCAGCCAATATTGTCACATTCCCCGGGAACAGGAAAGGAACACATCACAAGTGAGAAACGCCATGAAAATTTACGTTGAAAACAGATCAAAAAATGTCCTTGATATATTTTGTTATTTTACAACAGCCGTGATTTGGGCCGTGTTCTTTGCCGCCCCGTTATGGGCCGGTCCACAAAATACCTTCACCATCACTGATTTTGAAGGCCGGCAGGTGGAGATCCCTGCACGAATCAACCGGGTGGTCACCATCAGTGACGGCATGATCGCGGGCGTCATGACCTGCCTGGGGCAGGCGGAAAAAATCGTGGGCATCGGATCAGCCTGTCTGCCCAAGATCTGGGAGTATGACATCCCTTCCAGCACCGGCACCGCACATGAATACAGGCAGGGCATGAACCCGGTGTTCTTTCTTAACCCGTTTCTGGCTGACCTGCCCGTGGTCAGCCAGTTTGGTTCAGGAATTAATTTTGAGGCCATTGCCAGGCTGACCCCGGATCTGATCATTGTACGCACAGGCTCCTGTCCCCTGTGCGCCTCAAAGGATGTTCAGGCAAAAAACTTGAAGCTTCTGGCATCCCTGGGCGCCCCCCTTGTGGTGCTCCACGGGCCCAATACCTTTGACCGGCCGGACATCGGCAGTATAACCCGGGAAATAGAACTTCTCGGCGCGGTTTTCCAAAAACAGGCAAGGGCAAAGGAGATTGCGGATTTCCTCCTGGAACTGGTCAACGACATCAAAGCCCGGACAGCAGATATTCCACCGGACAAACAAAAACGGGTGCTGATGCTCGGGCTTTCCCCCACGGCCCGGGAAAACGGCGGTGCCGGGCACGTCAAGGGGGAGAAAACCGTCCAGACCTATCTTCTCAACGAATTTGCCCATGCCCGAAATGCCTATTCCGGCACAGGGGCCTGGAATATTCTCAATGCCGAACAGCTCATTGCCCTGGACCCGGATCTCATTGTCCTGGTCACGGCCTGGGGATACCATCCCCCCGAAGAGCTGTATGACGCCCCATATTATAAAAATCTGGTTCACATGCGCGCTGTGGAGAACCGGGCCATAACCGCGCTGCCCTGGACCCCCTGCAATTGCGAAAAACGGCTGGAATATCCCATTGATGTCATGGTTATGGCCCGGGCCGCATATCCCCAGCGTTTCACCGACATCGATTTTTGTGACTGGCTTCATCAATTTTATATGACCGTTTACGGCGTAAGCCGGGATACGGCCTCCCGGCTTGTATCCTGCCAGTGGATGGGCTGGGCCTGTAAAGGAGAAAAGAAATGAATGCATTAAATGCACAGCGAAAACAATTTTTCAACCAGCGGGCAGAAACCTGGCTGGACAATCACTATAAAAACCCGGATACGGATTTGCATGACCGGTATGCAGACCGGATTCGCACCATTGTCTCTTTTCTCGGCCTTGGTCCGGACAGCCGGATTCTGGATGCAGGCTGCGGCTCCGGTGTGCTGGTGCCCTATCTTCTTGAGCACCTGTCTGACAAAGGGCGGCTGATAGAGATGGATTTTTCCGACCAGATGATTCTGGCCAACCGGAATCGTCATACAGATGAACGCATCAGTTTTATCTGCTGTGATGCCGCACAGATGAAATTTGAGACCCAAAGCCTGGATGCCGTGATCTGCTTTGCCGCTTTTCCCCATTTCAGCGATCCCGAACAGGTGCTTAACCGGATGTCAAAAAGCCTGAGACCCCAAGGGCGGCTAGTGATCGGTCATTTGATGTCCTCTTCCCAGCTGGCCGCGCACCATCATTCCCATACGCCTGTCAGCCGGGACCGGCTTCCGGAAAAGGAGACCATGTTTGAATGGATTACCGGCAGCGGACTTGACATCGACGTTTTTAAAGATGAACCCGGCCTTTACCTGCTGGCCGCAGTGAAACCCTGAAATGCTGTTTGAAAAAGGAGAGAGATACATGACCCATCGTTATTCCAGCTATATCCTGATTTGCACCCTGTTGTTTTTTCTGGCTGTTCCCCCCCTGTCCATGGCCGACGAAGCCGGGGATGGTACCAGCGGCGCCACAGTCCTGGAAGAGCTCACCATCACTGACCGGCCCATTATCCAGGGCAACCAGACCGATATCTACGGCAGCACAAAAACCATTATTACCCAGGAGCAGATTGATGACCTCAATGCCCAGGATCTTGAAACCGCCCTTAGGATGACACCGGGTGTAAGCATGTCCAGGTACAATCCCGTCGGCTCTTTCGGCGGTGGAGACGGTGGCGGTGTGTTTATCCGGGGCATGGGCTCCAGCCGTCCGGGAGCGGAAATTAAAACCATGGTGGACGGGGTTCCCATGTTCATGAGCGTATGGAACCACCCCCTGCTGGACCTGATGCCCATTGATTCTTCCCAGGCCATTGAGGTTTATAAAAGTCCGCAGCCCCAGTATTTCGGCAATGCTGTGGGGCTGGTCAACATTGTGCCCAAACGGATCACTGAACCGGGTTTTTTTACCTCGGCCGAAGTTGCTGCGGGCAGCTATGACACACACATTGCCAAGGCCGAGCACGGCGGTAACATCAATGGCTGGGATTATTATCTGGGCGGGGGATTCCGGGAATCCGACGGGCACCGGGACCATGCCGAAGGTGAGCTGAAAAATATCTATGGCCGTATCGGGCGCAAGCTGTCCGACAACTGGGATGTAAGCATATTCGCCATGGCCAATGACAACTGGGCCAATGATCCGGGCGCGGAAGGGGCTGATGTTTCCCAGCGCCAGGGCACCTACGAGACCCGGGTCTGGATGGGCACGGCCACCCTGTCCCATGAATATGAAAAAGCC is drawn from uncultured Desulfobacter sp. and contains these coding sequences:
- a CDS encoding class I SAM-dependent methyltransferase; protein product: MNALNAQRKQFFNQRAETWLDNHYKNPDTDLHDRYADRIRTIVSFLGLGPDSRILDAGCGSGVLVPYLLEHLSDKGRLIEMDFSDQMILANRNRHTDERISFICCDAAQMKFETQSLDAVICFAAFPHFSDPEQVLNRMSKSLRPQGRLVIGHLMSSSQLAAHHHSHTPVSRDRLPEKETMFEWITGSGLDIDVFKDEPGLYLLAAVKP
- a CDS encoding ABC transporter ATP-binding protein; the protein is MLKVCNLSFSYGRVPILQDISFQVGKGELCALFGPNGTGKTTLFKCCLKFLAAGSGTVHINGRDIRALNPKQMARSVAYVPQAHHCAFPFTVHQMVLMGRTPHLNRFFIPGAKDRRLADHAMQALGISHLAQTAYNQLSGGQQQMVLIARAIAQQAGLIFLDEPAAALDFKNQINLWQTLQDIAAQGTAILACTHDPNHVLWFCHATVILDSSGILARGKPGQVMTQEMMDRIYGNSCKVKELNGLKIMVPGKVAAQPANIVTFPGNRKGTHHK
- a CDS encoding iron ABC transporter permease, coding for MRKILLGPGGLILALVCTGLCCIQAGTCQVPFFMVVKTIFSHLFHWPDPATIPALNHTIIWDIRLPRTLLAMAVGVCLSVSGAVFQGCFRNPLVEPYVLGASSGAALGAALGIVFPAFFLSVQILAFVFSALAVAMAYSMARTGPDTPMITLVLSGIITGSVFSSLVGLLKYLAQDTALREIVFWLMGGFYYAGWQEVRILFSVAASGFGIVWVSGWKLNVLSMGEQEAKSLGINPGQTQFILISLATLMTAAAVSATGIIPWVGLMIPHAARLITGPDHRRVVPVSAILGAAYLIICDTLARTLTSAEIPIGIITSLAGAPYLFYLVRTRGRQMFGR
- a CDS encoding methyltransferase, producing MSFFFVLISLGLVWFSRHSLRNYRSHGFYRFFAFEGVVALLMLNHPYWFDNPFSFRQMISWTLLICSVCFVVNGLNLLRIMGGQAHRKEMPENLAFENTVHLVDVGLYRFIRHPMYASLLLLAWGAFLKHMPPLTFMIALGTTLFLVATAKVEEKENLVFFGPKYGEYCTRSKMFIPFLF
- a CDS encoding ABC transporter substrate-binding protein, encoding MKIYVENRSKNVLDIFCYFTTAVIWAVFFAAPLWAGPQNTFTITDFEGRQVEIPARINRVVTISDGMIAGVMTCLGQAEKIVGIGSACLPKIWEYDIPSSTGTAHEYRQGMNPVFFLNPFLADLPVVSQFGSGINFEAIARLTPDLIIVRTGSCPLCASKDVQAKNLKLLASLGAPLVVLHGPNTFDRPDIGSITREIELLGAVFQKQARAKEIADFLLELVNDIKARTADIPPDKQKRVLMLGLSPTARENGGAGHVKGEKTVQTYLLNEFAHARNAYSGTGAWNILNAEQLIALDPDLIVLVTAWGYHPPEELYDAPYYKNLVHMRAVENRAITALPWTPCNCEKRLEYPIDVMVMARAAYPQRFTDIDFCDWLHQFYMTVYGVSRDTASRLVSCQWMGWACKGEKK